ATTTTGGTTTTTCCTAAATATATGATCATCAAACCGGCTTGCGCTTCTGTTTTGAATAACAAGCCGGCCACTTCAAATACCAAAATAAACGCTCATGCGTTTACAACACAATATTCAGTGGTATCATTTTGCATAAGATTTGACGGTATATAACGATGGAATTTTCTCGTTACAATGAAGGAAACTTACAGCAAGCGCAGTCAACAGATTCCCTGtgagcaacagcagcaccAAGAGCACATCTCACCCAGAAATGTTGTCCAGGACAGTCCAATAAGCGGTCACAATATTGTataattcacagtcaatacaacTGAAAAGCAAGTCCTGGAGTACTCCTGATGAGCCTCAATCACTTCCGTATTGCTCCACACACAACCCACTAAGGTAATGACGAAAGTTGCAATGACAGGAAAGCCAGTGGCGTTGTTAACGGACTCAGCCACAGTGCACTCAAAAGATTATTGTTTGGCGTGGCTGACGGTGTGCTTGACGTTTGCAATATCTCCTATCAGGTTGGACAAGCCAGTAAAGGGATACAGGAATAGCGACAGAGCATTCAAAGGCGTTCTAGACGGCCTTTACAACAGGAAAGACAAAATGGCCTTTACAATGGGATAGACAAAAGTTGCGATTAACCAAGAAAACATTCATTAGCTTTCTATATTTAGTGGATTAGATGCCATTGTCATAATTATCTGATTTTTGTTATACTAGGATTCCTCTTCCTTTTATTGCTTGCGCTCTTAGAAGGAGTGTAGGATGGTTTAAGCCTACGAGCTCTCTGTTCCTTTCCAATTGCTGGTCCTATACTGCAATCAATCCCACCAGCCAATTCGGCAACAAAACTCTGTGtttgttccaaaagctccCTCATCCCTCCACTTATAAACTCGGCAACTTTCCTATCAAACAAGGCCAGCTTTGTTATCTCATTGTAGATTGGTAGATTCTCGGAGTAACAAGCTTTTCTGCTTGCATTTATGTTGCCATCTTTGTTTGCCACTGACGTATTTTTATACTCATCATCTGAGTTGTTGCTGTCTCTCCCTGAAAAACCGCTATCCAATCCTTTGTTGCCACCCTGCCCCTGGGACAAACAAGTTAGTTCTTGCACTATCCCACTTGCTGCAAGATCCAACATAGTTCCGTTGTTTTTCAAGCTCAATGCGTTTCTTTGAAAAGGTGAGTTTGCCCAGCGGTTACGTTTCTGTAGATATGGGGGGTTGCTTGGAAGTGAGTATGCAAAGTAATTGCACTCATTTTTGCCCATCCCAACTAGCCACCGACCGCtgtcttcaaaaagtggGCCGGGCCGCTCGTTTTTACACAAATCCTCCAGTTTCTCCAATAGATCATTGTGATTGGATTGGTAAAGAAACATGTTCCAGTGTTTAGTCCATCGGACGGATACATCTGCTGATCTTGGCGGTCGATCAAGTATTTTATAGATATGGGCGCATGGTGAGGCCTGCCTTTGAAACTTACCGCAACTACACTCCAAATAGCATTTGCCGTCAATAGAAATAGCTTTTACTCGACGTGTCCGCTCAAAGCGTGGGATCATGTAATTTTGGAAGTCGCAGTAGATTGAAGTTTGGGATGGCGTCATTCTTGTGCCAGAGTCTAGATTTTTTGACCCAAAACTCTGTTGCGGTTGGTCGGAACACTTCATAAACGGCGGCATTTTCGAAGTCTGCAGAAATTATATTCTGAATGTAGTCCACTAGGTCGGCTATATCAGCAAAATAAGCAGGCTTGTTTTTCCGTGTTGCATTGAGATTGTGGGCAGATTTCTGCTGTCTTCGTATGGTTCTATTTTGTGTGCCTTCATGAAAGGCtcttgctgcttttggtACGGAAAAGTAGGGCTTTGTTCCATTGCCGCGTCCTTTCAAAGCACTGTTTTCTGCCTCCGCATAGGAACTTGCAGACGTGTTAAAAGCTCTGACCTTCAAAAAGTGGTGTCAAGCTTACCGTTTTCATGCGGAAACAGAGAATTTGTCAGAAAGGTATTTATTTTGGATACGATATGACAGCCCATACCTCCCAAATCTATATCCAGGGCCTCTGGTGTCTGTAGCCAATCCTGCAAAAGACTCTTTGACAAGTGATATTCCTCTTGGGTCTCAACTGCCGTCATCCAGCTCTCAATCCATCAAACCACTACTCGGAATAAAATGGTCGCTTTATGGCCGCACTTCCCAATCTGTATCTTTCGAAGGTCTCCTCGATAGAGAAGATGCCAGTGACATAGTCTATGCTGACAGAATGGATAGAATGTTGGTattgcatcaacaaaaggGCCATATTCTTTCTGGTCTCCATCTGTGATTGTCAATTTCATCCGTCGCAGCCCTTCCTTTGGCAAGAGCTGGGGAATGCACTGGGTCCACACCCACTGGAAGGCCCATCGAGCTTGCTGAGGCAAAAATGCCCATAGTGCGGTAAACGTGTTTTGATTGGACGTTTTCCCCAAAGATAAAAACAATGGCCGCTTAGAATTGTTTGTGCCTTTGGTAACGTCTGCTACCATAATTTCAGAAAAGCGAGCAAACAACTTTCTGCTCTTGTTGTCTGTCCAAGCAACGCCGATCAGCATCTTTGTAGAGCCCTTCAACTTGAATGCTTGATGGGTTCGTTCTACATAGTTGTCGAGTTCTCCGCTTGGGTCTATGTCATGCAATGCATCATCATCAAGTACTCCTTCTTGGGCTGCAACGACGGAAGTGAATTGTGTACTTGTACAAAGGTACCTGCGGGTGTTGTTTGCCCTTTGCTTGTAAATGGTGAACAAGGGTGAATCAGGTTCATCAAAGATGGCGCAGAAACTGATGTCCGGTGTTTTCTTGAGATAGGCAAGAAGCTGATCCGCTTGTGTCATGTAGTTGTCATTCATACTACAATCACCGTGTGCCTTTTTCTCAGCTTGCAAACGCTATTTTTTTAGAGATGACTCAGACAGCATGTAACCAGTTCTTAGCTTCAGCAATTGCCCAATCATGCTTGGTGGCGCATTGCTCTTTGCGGCGTCAAGAGCAATTTGAACTTCATTGCCCTTAATATAGGCGGCACTTTTTGAAATCTGAATTGGCTCCATTGGCAGATGGTGACAGTGGGATTTGACACTTCCAATGGCACCTCCAACAAGACACCATTGCATCCGTTCGGGAACCCAATAGATGCTGAAGCGGAATGGGCACTCTTTCCCTTTCTACGGTCGCTTGAATGAAATGTTCCGCTTTCTATTCTCGGATGGAATCTTTTCACTTTGCTTGCAAGTTTCCTTGTTGTGCACTCGACTCCTGAAACGTTCCAACCGCATCCGGCGCATCCCAGCATCCCATCCTCGCTGCACAAGGGGAAATCTTCCATGGGCTGCTGCTATCTTAAGGGTCTTGGCCAGACTATCTCTGGTTTCTTTGGAACACGAATTATATTCTTCaggaaagaagaagcacTCTCTGCTTCTACTGCAGTCTAAACCGATGTAATCGCAAAGATTGAAATTGTTTCCGTCACTAGATGGAAAAGGCATGGTGACTGTCTCCCACTCCATCTTGTCAAGAACAGCTTTGTCAAGCAATTGCTTCAATGAGCTTTCCATGTTGCTCGCATACACACCGTCAATCAAATAGTGTAAATTT
Above is a window of Phaeodactylum tricornutum CCAP 1055/1 PHATR_bd_12x23 genomic scaffold, whole genome shotgun sequence DNA encoding:
- a CDS encoding predicted protein, with product MNDNYMTQADQLLAYLKKTPDISFCAIFDEPDSPLFTIYKQRANNTRRYLCTSTQFTSVVAAQEGVLDDDALHDIDPSGELDNYVERTHQAFKLKGSTKMLIGVAWTDNKSRKLFARFSEIMVADVTKGTNNSKRPLFLSLGKTSNQNTFTALWAFLPQQARWAFQWVWTQCIPQLLPKEGLRRMKLTITDGDQKEYGPFVDAIPTFYPFCQHRLCHWHLLYRGDLRKIQIGKCGHKATILFRVVV